The genomic DNA CACCCCCTGGCGCAGCTCGCGGTGGTGGTCGACGTTGGCGTAGCCGAGCTCGGCGAAAGGAAGCCGGCGGAGCCGGCGGACCACCTCGTCGGCGTCCAGGTCGCCGGCGGCGAGTTGGTCCAGGAGTTTTCGAAGGGCGGGCTCGTCCATGTGGGCTCTATCCTGCCCCGCCATGACCGGTGCCGTCTCCCCGCAGGCCACGATCGGCTTCCTGGGGCCGTCGGGGACCTTTACCGAGGAGGCGCTCCGAAGTGATTCCGGCCTGGCACCGGCCAAGCGACTTCCGCTGCCGTCCTTCATCCACGTTCTGTCGGCGGTGAGCGACGGCGACGTCGACTACGGATTCGTGGCGATCGAGAACTCCATAGAGGGAACGGTGTCGATCGCCATGGACCAACTCGTGTTCGAGCGGGACCTGATCATCGTCGGCGAAGTGGTCCTGCCGGTGACCCAGAACCTGCTCGTGGTGCCAGGCACCGGGCTCGGTGGCATCGAGCGGGTGGTGTCGTTCCCCCACGCGACCGGTCAGTGCCGGACCTGGCTCACCGAAAACCTCCCCGATGTAGAGGAGATCGCCGCCACGTCGACCGCGGAGGCGGTGCGCCATGTCGGGGAGGAGCGTGATCCTCGATCGGCCGCAATCGGAACGGTGCTCGCCGCGGAGCTCTACGGGCTGGATGTGCTGGCCCCGGGAATCCAGGACCACATCGACAACTCGACCCGCTTCGTCCTGGTGGCCCGACCCGAAAAGGGGATACCGGCTGCGACGGGGCACGACAAGACGAGCGTGGTGTGTTTTCAGTCGTCCGATCATCCGGGCAGCCTTCACGGGATACTCGGCCAGTTCTCGGCACGGGATCTGAACCTCGTGAAGCTGGAGTCGAGACCGACCAAGAAGGCACTCGGTGAGTATTGCTTCATCATCGACTTCGAGGGCCATGTCGGCGAAGAGGTCGTGGCGGACTGTCTGAGGGACCTTCACGCAAGCTTGAGGAAGCTGAAGTTCCTCGGCTCGTACCCAGCCGCCGGTGAGCACGGAGCGGCGCGCCGCCGGCACGCCGACCGGGCCTGGCGCGCCGCGGACCGCTGGATCGACGAACTTCGATCGACCGTACTCCCAACATCCAAGGAGGAACACCCGTGAGCTTCGACACGGCCGTCACCGATCGCCTGCTATCCACTACCCGCTCCGTCCGGAAACGACTTGATCTCGACCGGCCGGTCGAGCCGGAGGTGATCCTCGAGTGCCTTCGCCTGGCGGTGCAGGCTCCGACGGGAAGCAACGCCCAGGGATGGCGTTGGATCGTGGTTACGGACGCCGAGAAGCGAGCCGAGCTAGGTCGGCTTTACTCCGAGGGAGGTGCCGACTACC from Acidimicrobiales bacterium includes the following:
- the pheA gene encoding prephenate dehydratase gives rise to the protein MTGAVSPQATIGFLGPSGTFTEEALRSDSGLAPAKRLPLPSFIHVLSAVSDGDVDYGFVAIENSIEGTVSIAMDQLVFERDLIIVGEVVLPVTQNLLVVPGTGLGGIERVVSFPHATGQCRTWLTENLPDVEEIAATSTAEAVRHVGEERDPRSAAIGTVLAAELYGLDVLAPGIQDHIDNSTRFVLVARPEKGIPAATGHDKTSVVCFQSSDHPGSLHGILGQFSARDLNLVKLESRPTKKALGEYCFIIDFEGHVGEEVVADCLRDLHASLRKLKFLGSYPAAGEHGAARRRHADRAWRAADRWIDELRSTVLPTSKEEHP